From Poecile atricapillus isolate bPoeAtr1 chromosome 11, bPoeAtr1.hap1, whole genome shotgun sequence, one genomic window encodes:
- the TSPAN3 gene encoding tetraspanin-3, producing MGQCGITSSKTVLVFLNLIFWAAAGILCYVGAYVFITYDDYDHFFEDVYTLIPAVIIIAVGTLLFIIGLIGCCATIRESRCGLATFVIILLLVFITEVVVVVLGYIYRAKVEDEVDHSIQKVYNGYNGTNPDAASRAIDYVQRQLRCCGIHNYSDWENTVWFKQTKNNSVPLSCCKAALSNCTGSLTRPMDLYSEGCEALVVKKLQEIMMYVIWAALAFAAIQLLGMLCACIVLCRRSRDPAYELLIAGGTYA from the exons GCAGCAGCAGGCATCCTGTGCTACGTGGGAGCCTATGTGTTCATCACATATGATGACTATGATCACTTCTTTGAAGATGTCTATACACTAATTCCAGCTGTTATCATCATAGCTGTGGGAACACTGCTTTTTATTATTGGACTTATTGGGTGCTGTGCTACCATTCGAGAGAGTCGCTGTGGACTGGCTACG TTTGTGATCATCTTGCTCTTAGTTTTTATCACCGAAGTTGTGGTCGTGGTTCTTGGATACATTTACAGAGCAAAG GTGGAGGATGAAGTTGACCACAGCATTCAGAAAGTATACAACGGATACAATGGAACAAATCCTGATGCAGCCAGTCGTGCTATTGACTATGTACAGAGGCAG CTGCGCTGCTGTGGGATCCATAACTATTCAGACTGGGAGAATACTGTCTGGTTcaaacaaactaaaaacaaCAGTGTGCCCCTCAGCTGTTGCAAAGCAGCCCTCAGCAATTGCACTGGCAGTTTGACCCGCCCCATGGACCTTTATTCGGAG GGGTGTGAGGCTCTGGTTGTAAAGAAGCTTCAGGAGATCATGATGTATGTCATCTGGGCAGCACTAGCATTTGCTGCTATTCAG cTTCTGGGCATGTTGTGTGCCTGTATAGTTCTATGTAGGAGGAGTCGAGATCCTGCCTACGAGCTTCTCATTGCTGGTGGAACCTATGCCTAG